In Deltaproteobacteria bacterium, the following are encoded in one genomic region:
- a CDS encoding histone-lysine N-methyltransferase yields the protein MVIMKRGKSFLDNRYRKRERFQLQDVDEPNLFREIFPYEEVCRIEFDHRVELIDPPEEIFITDTTFRDGQQARPPYTVQQMVDLYDMLHRLGGPNGVIRQTDFFLYSDRDKEAVQRCLERGYRYPEITGWIRADKGDFKLVREMDLKETGILTSVSDYHIFLKLNKNRRAAMIDYLRVVEAALEKGVKPRCHFEDITRADIYGFVVPLAQELMRLAEEGGASLKIRLCDTMGLGVPYPGAALPRSVPKLIRALVDDAGIPSEDLEWHGHNDFHKVIINSTTAWLYGCSAVNGTLLGFGERTGNAPLEGLIIEYISLMGDQNGVDTTVITEIRNYYERIIGEHVPKNYPFVGAEFNTTRAGIHADGILKNEEIYNIFNTEKILNRPLTVAINDKSGTAGITQWINSHFALTGNERVDKRHPGVAKIYKWVKEEYAQGRTTDISSEEMEKKARKRLPELFISDFDLIKQRAYEMAAHLIEEVVDDPAIRSMDPPRQEALLEKIEQENPFIQWLYVTDLKGHKVTRNITHPEDRAKYEHIDTDVDYSNREWFIEPLKTGKVYVTDFYTSVITGALCITVSAPIRNEDEEIVGILGMDLRFEELVKAEDLA from the coding sequence ATGGTCATAATGAAGAGGGGGAAAAGCTTTCTCGACAACCGCTACAGGAAGAGGGAGAGGTTCCAGCTACAGGATGTGGATGAACCCAATTTATTCAGGGAGATCTTTCCCTACGAAGAGGTATGTCGCATTGAATTCGACCACCGTGTCGAGCTGATAGATCCCCCAGAGGAGATATTTATCACCGACACCACCTTTAGAGATGGACAACAGGCCAGACCCCCATATACTGTACAGCAGATGGTAGACCTATACGATATGCTCCACAGATTAGGAGGTCCCAATGGGGTAATCCGTCAGACTGACTTCTTCCTCTACAGCGACAGGGACAAAGAGGCCGTTCAGAGGTGTTTGGAGAGGGGATATCGATACCCCGAGATCACGGGTTGGATCAGGGCAGACAAGGGTGATTTCAAGCTAGTCCGTGAGATGGACCTCAAGGAGACAGGGATCTTGACCTCTGTATCGGATTATCACATCTTTTTAAAGCTGAACAAAAACAGGAGGGCCGCCATGATAGACTACCTCCGGGTCGTGGAGGCGGCCTTGGAAAAGGGGGTGAAGCCGCGATGTCACTTTGAGGATATCACCAGGGCGGACATCTATGGATTTGTAGTCCCCTTGGCCCAAGAGCTCATGCGCTTGGCCGAGGAGGGGGGGGCATCGCTGAAGATCAGATTGTGCGATACCATGGGATTGGGGGTTCCGTATCCAGGTGCTGCCTTGCCCCGGAGCGTCCCGAAGCTAATACGTGCCCTGGTGGATGATGCAGGCATTCCCTCGGAGGATCTGGAGTGGCATGGCCACAATGACTTCCATAAAGTTATCATCAACTCCACCACCGCCTGGCTATATGGATGCTCCGCAGTCAACGGGACCCTGCTCGGGTTTGGTGAGAGGACTGGCAACGCTCCCCTTGAGGGGTTGATCATTGAATATATCAGCCTTATGGGGGATCAGAACGGGGTCGACACCACTGTCATCACCGAGATCAGGAATTATTATGAGAGGATTATCGGTGAGCATGTACCCAAAAACTATCCCTTTGTTGGGGCGGAGTTTAATACCACCAGGGCGGGCATCCACGCCGATGGTATCCTCAAGAATGAGGAGATCTACAACATCTTCAACACCGAGAAGATCCTGAATAGGCCCCTTACCGTGGCCATAAACGATAAATCGGGCACCGCAGGGATCACCCAATGGATCAATTCCCACTTTGCCCTGACCGGCAATGAGCGCGTGGACAAGAGGCACCCGGGGGTGGCCAAGATATATAAGTGGGTAAAGGAGGAGTATGCCCAGGGCAGAACCACTGATATCTCCTCAGAGGAGATGGAGAAAAAGGCCCGGAAGCGTCTCCCCGAGCTCTTTATCTCTGATTTTGATCTGATAAAGCAGCGGGCCTATGAGATGGCCGCCCATCTTATCGAAGAGGTGGTGGATGATCCAGCCATAAGGTCTATGGACCCCCCGCGCCAAGAGGCCCTTTTGGAGAAGATCGAGCAGGAGAACCCCTTCATCCAGTGGCTCTACGTCACCGACCTGAAGGGGCACAAGGTCACCAGAAATATCACCCATCCCGAAGATCGCGCCAAGTATGAGCATATCGATACCGATGTCGATTACTCCAATCGGGAGTGGTTTATAGAGCCCCTCAAGACGGGAAAGGTCTATGTGACCGATTTCTATACCTCCGTGATCACCGGCGCCCTCTGTATCACCGTCTCCGCCCCCATCAGGAACGAGGATGAAGAGATTGTGGGGATCCTGGGGATGGATCTGAGGTTTGAGGAGTTGGTCAAGGCAGAGGATTTGGCCTGA